In Dromiciops gliroides isolate mDroGli1 chromosome 4, mDroGli1.pri, whole genome shotgun sequence, one DNA window encodes the following:
- the LOC122754642 gene encoding probable gluconokinase, whose product MSVPWILVQKSGGPAGQWKNLRAPAERVVLVMGVSDSGKSTVGSLLATELGWKFYDANDYHPEENQKKMGKGIPLNDQDRIPWLCNLHDILLRNVSSGQSVVLACSALKKMYRNILMRGESAATPKSDGPGEKEGFPELKLLVVYLNGSFEVISGRLAKRKGHFMPPELLQSQFDTLEPPSAPENFLSLSIDRSVEEMILFIVDNIKIK is encoded by the exons ATGTCTGTCCCCTGGatcctggttcaaaaatctggtggcccagcaggacagtggaaaaatctACGTGCACCAGcagagagg GTGGTGCTGGTGATGGGAGTGAGCGACTCTGGAAAATCAACAGTGGGATCACTCCTGGCAACTGAGCTGGGGTGGAAATTCTATGATGCCAATGACTACCATCCTGAAGAAAATcaaaaaaagatggggaaaggaatacCACTGAATGACCAGGATAGGATTCCATGGCTTTGCAACTTACATGACATTTTATTGAGAAATGTGTCCTCAGGCCAAAGCGTGGTCCTTGCCTGTTCTGCTTTGAAGAAAATGTACAGAAACATCTTAATGAGAGGAGAAAGTGCTGCAACTCCCAAGTCTGATGGGCCAGGAGAGAAAGAAGGCTTCCCAGAGCTGAAGCTCCTTGTGGTCTATTTGAATGGATCTTTTGAAGTGATCTCTGGGCGTTTAGCcaaaagaaaaggacattttATGCCGCCAGAGCTGCTCCAGTCCCAGTTTGACACTTTGGAACCTCCATCAGCACCAGAAAACTTTTTGTCACTTAGCATAGACAGAAGTGTCGAGGAAATGATTCTTTTTATTGTGgacaatataaaaattaaatga